Part of the Hydrogenimonas thermophila genome, GGAAAATTTGTCCAACTACTTCAAATATCCAGCAGATATAAGACGCATTATCTATACAACCAATATTATTGAATCTGTACATAGACAGTTCAGAAAATTAACTAAAACTAAAGGAGCATTTCCAAATGAAAATTCACTTTTAAAACTACTCTATATGGGAATTCAGAACGCACAGAAAAAGTGGACAATGCCGATGCGTAACTGGAGTCTGACACTTTCACAACTGGCTATATTTTTCGAAGGTAGGCTCGAAGAAGCCCTTGAACTATGATATAATCTTAGGAACTATTGGATGTTGACACAAAATTCTGAACGGTCTCACTAATTATGAATCTTCATAATGGTTTAAATAAATATATTCAAATTTATCATGTATTTCATTTGGAGATAGATTATCTATATCTATTTCCGATAAATCTTTTATTAATTCATCAATATCACTATGATTTAAAAAATAATCTTCATTAAAATATCCATTTAATTTTTTGTTAACAAAACCTAAAAATAATTTAAATACATCACTATAATTTTCTCCATTTTTTAAGCATTCATCATAATAATCATTATTTAAATCAGGTTGA contains:
- a CDS encoding transposase; the protein is ENLSNYFKYPADIRRIIYTTNIIESVHRQFRKLTKTKGAFPNENSLLKLLYMGIQNAQKKWTMPMRNWSLTLSQLAIFFEGRLEEALEL